The proteins below come from a single Arthrobacter crystallopoietes genomic window:
- a CDS encoding family 1 encapsulin nanocompartment shell protein, which produces MTMNHLLREHAPITDGGWRLLDTEAKQRLTVALGARKLVDFFGPLGWDYSATNVGRTEPLPGTDDNGIAARRRRVLPLVEMRAEFNVSRSELLDNDRGAVDVDLSNLHEAAHKIASAENVAVFHGWEQAGIEGITEASPHPPVPRVEDFNDYPKRIAKAVAVLLKAGIGGPFGLALGPGHYTAVVETAERGGYLLSEHLRRILEGPIVWAPGVRGAVVMSLRGGDFLFESGQDLSVGYDHHDADNVYLYLEQSFSFRVATPEAAIHLRSAND; this is translated from the coding sequence ATGACGATGAACCACCTCCTGCGCGAGCACGCCCCGATTACAGACGGCGGCTGGCGGCTGCTCGATACCGAGGCCAAGCAGCGGTTGACCGTTGCCCTCGGTGCAAGGAAGCTTGTCGATTTCTTCGGGCCGCTCGGCTGGGACTATTCGGCCACCAACGTAGGCCGGACAGAGCCCCTGCCCGGCACCGATGATAATGGCATTGCTGCCCGCCGACGGCGCGTCCTGCCGTTGGTCGAAATGCGCGCGGAATTCAACGTCTCCCGCTCCGAGCTGCTGGACAATGACCGCGGCGCAGTGGACGTGGATCTGAGCAACCTGCACGAGGCTGCCCATAAAATAGCCAGTGCGGAAAACGTAGCGGTCTTCCACGGTTGGGAGCAGGCGGGCATCGAGGGGATTACCGAGGCCAGCCCGCACCCGCCGGTTCCCCGCGTGGAAGATTTCAACGACTATCCGAAGCGCATTGCAAAGGCTGTCGCGGTGCTGCTGAAGGCGGGCATCGGTGGACCCTTCGGTCTGGCTCTCGGGCCGGGCCACTACACAGCCGTGGTAGAGACAGCCGAACGCGGCGGTTACCTTCTGTCCGAGCATCTTCGCCGGATCCTTGAAGGACCCATTGTGTGGGCACCCGGGGTTCGCGGCGCAGTGGTGATGAGTCTGCGGGGCGGCGACTTTTTGTTCGAGTCCGGGCAGGACCTCTCCGTTGGCTACGACCATCACGACGCCGATAACGTCTACCTCTACCTTGAACAGTCCTTCAGTTTCAGGGTGGCGACGCCGGAAGCAGCCATCCACCTGAGGAGCGCAAACGACTAA